In a single window of the uncultured Dysgonomonas sp. genome:
- a CDS encoding trehalase family glycosidase, whose protein sequence is MRKKILSISIIASSLLFGTFPIYSQEADETPQKYNLPYKNTYVKEALVTENEYRIAKPEEIVPKSFEEAKNILPNPIWTGHEKELEMYWKAWQIAISNIRQPQKGSGFVSSYLDTAYNGNIFMWDSSFMMMFARYGYRFFPFQHTLDNFYAKQHPDGFICREIKADGADCFERYDPVSTGPNLLPWSEILYYRQYGDNERLNKIFPALCAYYKWLRLNRTWPNGTYWSSGWGTGMDNMPRVQPQYSMIYSHGHMVWLDACLQQILMANILLEIGFYLERWQEIEEFEDEIKALTKYVHDNLWDEKTGFLYDQYADGSLNTTKGIGAFWALHTDVLDKTQLDRMVTELGNTKTFNRPHRVPSLSADNPKYNPKGRYWQGGVWPGTNYMVITGLDKKGYTRQAKEIAKNHYNNVFEVYKNTGTFWEYYAPEATEPGFMARKDFVGWTGLPPIAIFIEYILGIRSDYANHSLVWDITQTEAHGIERYPFGPDGLVTLKVNKRNSQEDTPSVIIETNVPFELTLYWGKDKSKKVSIKEGNQTV, encoded by the coding sequence ATGAGAAAAAAGATATTAAGTATTTCAATTATTGCTTCAAGCCTGTTATTCGGGACTTTCCCCATCTATTCGCAGGAAGCAGATGAAACCCCGCAGAAGTATAACCTGCCATATAAGAATACTTATGTGAAAGAGGCTCTGGTTACAGAAAACGAGTACCGTATAGCCAAGCCGGAGGAGATTGTTCCTAAAAGTTTTGAAGAAGCGAAGAACATATTACCCAATCCTATCTGGACAGGTCATGAGAAAGAATTGGAGATGTACTGGAAAGCCTGGCAGATAGCTATCAGTAATATCCGCCAGCCGCAAAAAGGCTCAGGTTTTGTATCCAGTTATCTGGATACCGCATATAACGGAAACATTTTCATGTGGGATTCATCCTTTATGATGATGTTTGCCCGCTATGGATACCGCTTCTTCCCGTTCCAACACACATTGGATAATTTTTACGCCAAACAGCACCCCGACGGATTTATCTGCCGTGAAATAAAAGCAGATGGTGCCGACTGCTTCGAACGATACGATCCGGTAAGTACAGGTCCGAATCTGCTTCCGTGGAGCGAGATATTATATTACAGGCAATATGGGGATAATGAACGACTCAATAAGATTTTCCCGGCTCTTTGCGCGTACTATAAATGGCTGAGACTAAACCGCACATGGCCTAATGGTACATATTGGTCGAGCGGCTGGGGTACCGGCATGGACAACATGCCACGTGTACAGCCACAATACAGTATGATATACAGTCACGGGCATATGGTATGGCTGGATGCATGCCTGCAACAAATACTGATGGCAAATATCCTGCTCGAAATAGGATTCTATCTCGAACGCTGGCAGGAAATTGAAGAATTTGAAGATGAAATAAAAGCACTCACAAAGTACGTTCACGACAATCTGTGGGATGAAAAAACCGGCTTTTTATACGACCAGTACGCAGACGGCAGTTTGAATACGACTAAGGGAATCGGTGCATTCTGGGCTTTACATACCGATGTTCTGGATAAAACACAACTGGATAGAATGGTTACTGAACTGGGAAACACTAAAACATTCAACCGCCCGCACAGAGTACCGTCCCTTTCGGCGGATAACCCGAAATATAATCCTAAAGGACGCTACTGGCAAGGAGGTGTATGGCCGGGAACAAATTATATGGTTATTACCGGACTTGATAAAAAAGGATATACCAGACAGGCTAAGGAAATTGCAAAAAACCATTATAACAATGTATTCGAAGTATATAAAAACACCGGCACATTCTGGGAATATTATGCTCCGGAAGCCACCGAACCCGGATTTATGGCCCGCAAAGATTTTGTGGGCTGGACAGGTTTACCCCCTATTGCCATATTTATCGAATATATTCTGGGCATACGTTCCGACTATGCCAATCATTCGCTTGTATGGGATATTACCCAGACAGAAGCACACGGAATAGAACGCTATCCTTTCGGCCCCGACGGGCTGGTTACTCTGAAAGTAAACAAACGCAATTCGCAGGAAGATACGCCATCAGTAATAATAGAAACGAACGTTCCTTTCGAACTGACATTATACTGGGGGAAAGATAAGAGTAAGAAAGTGAGCATAAAAGAAGGGAATCAGACTGTATGA
- a CDS encoding RagB/SusD family nutrient uptake outer membrane protein translates to MKFYKSLIILFLSVGFISCSDFLDVTAEREPSVGNFFKNERDATNAIDACYWVLNREETFGRNLFWEQAGGGDDMIYGRNRGTDQNNLANFTFTGRESSLRENWETFTQYLSRANWVVFNLVRKDNLTDVEKIRLGEAYFMRAFCHFYIAYRHGRADQGVPFDKYEDTSYKTYEEFIYSIPVQRATVMENYDLIVKDLESAAGLLPFFETYNDTDKGRAHKAAAWALMVKTYAYWAQYDESKWALIPPLVDKIETEGKRALLGNYEDVFKIANNWSSEYIWSVNSSGYNYAGSIFPGVVLENKAWGRYNGWGYFKPTLGLYEEFAPNDKRRGVTILEYNDEFTFFGEKRKFYSTADLECGFMLAKYMEPFSYGAVNSKGSGEASTVSTNGDRPTTDLDLPIIRHAEMVLFKAEALIMQGKGTDAAKELNRLTRRAGLGDVYTDATLTDLKHERRCELAGEFTDRFMDLKRWKEWDKLNAPKQGRKHADRSKPDSPYTVIEVWSARTFNPSTDIVFPYNPDEVVKANGKLKQNPMD, encoded by the coding sequence ATGAAATTCTATAAATCTTTAATAATACTATTCTTATCGGTAGGATTTATCTCTTGTAGCGACTTCCTGGATGTCACAGCTGAAAGAGAACCAAGTGTTGGTAACTTTTTCAAAAATGAGAGGGATGCAACGAATGCGATTGATGCATGTTACTGGGTACTAAACCGCGAAGAAACGTTCGGACGCAACCTGTTTTGGGAGCAAGCCGGAGGTGGCGACGATATGATTTACGGAAGAAATAGAGGTACCGACCAGAATAACCTGGCCAACTTTACCTTTACCGGACGCGAATCCTCCCTGAGAGAAAACTGGGAAACATTCACACAGTATCTTTCCCGCGCCAACTGGGTTGTATTCAATCTGGTACGAAAAGATAACCTTACAGATGTTGAAAAGATCAGGTTAGGTGAGGCATACTTTATGCGGGCATTCTGTCATTTCTACATTGCATACCGCCACGGACGTGCCGATCAGGGTGTACCGTTCGACAAATATGAGGATACTTCTTACAAAACTTATGAAGAATTTATCTACTCTATTCCTGTTCAACGGGCAACTGTTATGGAAAACTATGACCTCATTGTCAAAGACCTGGAAAGTGCTGCCGGACTACTTCCTTTCTTCGAAACATATAATGACACCGATAAAGGTCGTGCACATAAAGCAGCGGCTTGGGCACTTATGGTTAAGACATATGCATACTGGGCACAATACGATGAATCGAAATGGGCTTTGATACCGCCATTGGTTGATAAAATAGAAACAGAAGGAAAGAGAGCCCTGTTAGGTAATTACGAAGACGTATTTAAAATAGCGAACAACTGGTCTTCCGAATATATCTGGTCTGTAAATTCATCAGGATATAATTATGCAGGCTCTATATTTCCGGGTGTAGTGCTTGAGAATAAAGCTTGGGGACGCTACAACGGCTGGGGTTATTTCAAACCTACACTTGGTCTGTATGAAGAATTTGCCCCTAACGATAAGAGAAGAGGTGTTACAATACTGGAATACAATGACGAATTTACATTTTTCGGCGAAAAAAGAAAATTCTATTCCACAGCAGACCTTGAATGTGGCTTTATGCTGGCTAAATATATGGAGCCTTTCTCATACGGAGCAGTAAATAGTAAAGGTTCGGGTGAAGCATCCACTGTGTCCACTAACGGTGACCGTCCAACCACAGATTTGGATCTCCCTATCATACGACATGCCGAAATGGTATTATTCAAAGCCGAGGCCTTGATCATGCAAGGTAAAGGTACTGATGCAGCTAAAGAATTAAACAGATTGACAAGGCGGGCTGGTCTGGGAGACGTATATACAGATGCCACATTAACCGACCTTAAGCATGAGCGCCGTTGCGAACTGGCGGGAGAATTTACAGACCGCTTTATGGACCTGAAACGTTGGAAAGAATGGGACAAACTAAATGCGCCAAAACAAGGACGAAAACATGCCGACAGAAGCAAACCCGACTCCCCGTATACAGTCATAGAAGTATGGAGTGCTAGAACATTCAATCCCTCTACCGATATTGTATTCCCATACAATCCGGACGAAGTGGTAAAAGCCAACGGGAAGTTAAAACAAAATCCGATGGATTAA
- a CDS encoding alkaline phosphatase yields the protein MTYILNRSFSALKLFLIAGLLIVCPSITFAQQQILIHSHNDYEQRVPFYQAYAQQVASIEADVYATNRKDELLVAHNKEDLGTAPTLDESYIKPIVALYKKNNGKAWENSDKTFILLIDLKTPANPTLDILVKKLKTYPEVFDPSVNPYAVRVVISGDRPAPVDFTKYPSFISFDGNGLDYTPEQLKHIAMISLPFKDYSQWNGKGTMIRDEYNKVTKAIEAVHALNKSIRFWGTPDGVTAWNTFHNIGVDYINTDRVEACTDYFYHFDNKNYHIAGNSAEVSDDVARAKRLDKTTVGFQGFNNKRLQLTKGIDIYQPTYLNDGADKPIKNVILLIGDGMGLSQVCAAETVNRGLSMLLLKHIGLQKTSSKDAYTTDSAAAGSALATGQSNSNRHISAADDGTPYPSMTDVLFPEGYACGVVTLGNIADATPAAFYGHSVERDNSDEITNWLLDGKLTLLNGSGMEVFTKRKDGRNMAEELKGKYRVTTSIDEINTANDKVVCIDERMEKAATEETLTLLAEATKEAIKKLSGASDKGFFLMVEGAKIDYAGHANSLPGSILETFSFDMAVAEALKFADSNGETLIIITGDHETGGLTLVDGELDKGHITARYMTDDHTPIMLPVYAYGPGADKFGGVYKNTQIFHKIKTLLGL from the coding sequence ATGACTTACATTTTGAACAGAAGTTTTTCTGCATTAAAACTATTTCTAATTGCAGGATTGCTAATCGTATGTCCGTCTATTACATTTGCTCAACAGCAAATACTGATTCACTCACATAACGATTATGAACAACGAGTGCCTTTTTATCAGGCTTATGCCCAACAAGTAGCATCTATAGAGGCAGACGTATATGCGACGAACAGAAAGGATGAATTGCTGGTAGCCCACAATAAAGAGGATCTGGGCACAGCTCCTACCCTGGACGAATCGTATATTAAACCGATAGTAGCCCTGTATAAGAAAAATAACGGGAAGGCATGGGAAAATTCGGATAAGACTTTCATATTACTTATCGATCTGAAAACACCCGCAAATCCGACTTTGGATATACTCGTGAAAAAATTGAAGACCTACCCTGAAGTATTTGATCCGTCTGTAAATCCTTATGCCGTACGCGTCGTCATATCGGGCGACAGACCGGCTCCGGTTGATTTTACCAAATATCCTTCTTTTATATCTTTCGACGGAAATGGACTTGACTATACTCCCGAGCAACTGAAACACATAGCCATGATAAGTCTTCCATTCAAAGATTATTCGCAGTGGAATGGAAAGGGAACTATGATCAGAGATGAATATAACAAGGTGACAAAGGCTATAGAAGCTGTTCATGCACTGAATAAATCTATTCGTTTCTGGGGAACACCGGACGGGGTTACAGCTTGGAATACATTTCACAATATAGGTGTAGATTATATTAATACTGACCGGGTAGAAGCATGTACCGATTACTTTTATCATTTCGACAACAAGAATTATCACATTGCAGGAAATAGTGCGGAAGTATCCGATGACGTAGCCCGTGCCAAAAGATTGGATAAAACAACTGTTGGATTTCAGGGTTTCAATAACAAAAGACTGCAACTGACAAAAGGCATAGATATTTATCAGCCCACCTATCTGAACGACGGGGCTGATAAGCCCATCAAGAATGTAATCTTGCTTATTGGCGATGGCATGGGGCTGTCGCAAGTATGTGCTGCCGAAACAGTAAACCGTGGACTTTCCATGCTTTTGCTTAAACATATAGGTCTTCAGAAAACCAGTTCAAAAGATGCATATACAACAGACTCCGCTGCGGCAGGCAGTGCACTTGCCACAGGCCAGTCAAATAGCAACCGGCACATCAGTGCAGCAGACGATGGTACCCCTTACCCGTCCATGACTGATGTTCTTTTCCCTGAAGGATATGCATGTGGTGTGGTCACACTCGGCAATATTGCCGATGCCACTCCTGCCGCCTTCTACGGACATTCTGTGGAACGTGATAATTCTGACGAAATTACAAACTGGCTGCTGGATGGAAAACTCACGCTGCTGAATGGTAGTGGAATGGAGGTATTTACAAAAAGAAAAGACGGACGGAATATGGCAGAAGAACTAAAAGGTAAATATCGTGTAACAACATCCATTGATGAAATAAACACAGCCAATGATAAAGTAGTCTGTATAGACGAACGGATGGAAAAAGCCGCGACCGAAGAAACTCTAACTCTGCTTGCCGAGGCAACAAAAGAAGCGATAAAGAAATTGTCAGGAGCAAGTGATAAAGGATTCTTTCTTATGGTGGAAGGAGCAAAAATTGATTATGCAGGTCACGCAAATTCTTTGCCGGGTTCGATATTAGAAACATTCAGTTTTGATATGGCTGTTGCCGAAGCCCTGAAATTTGCGGACAGCAACGGGGAAACTCTTATTATTATCACAGGCGACCACGAAACCGGAGGATTGACCCTCGTAGACGGAGAACTCGATAAAGGGCATATAACCGCCCGATATATGACTGACGACCATACTCCTATCATGCTGCCGGTATATGCGTACGGTCCGGGTGCTGATAAATTCGGAGGTGTATATAAAAACACACAGATATTCCATAAGATAAAAACCTTATTAGGCTTGTAA
- a CDS encoding GH92 family glycosyl hydrolase: MKKQLFFLSIIGLLAACSPILKSPVDYVDPFIGTGFHGHTYPGATVPYGAVQLSPDTRTGDWDACSGYHYSDSTIIGFSHTHLSGTGCADLGDVLFHPTTRDIIQVQKGYIFEPLAFSHTNEKASPGYYSVDFDQEGIKAEMTATTYTGVHRYTFAEGKNETIIIDMSHLLAEETIDSLIIKQTASNEITGMRRTQGWVTNQYVFFVAQFSKDFQSVDFINDGKILKYGDTAKSNNQQAVLKFGVSTGKPVVAKVAFSVVSEENARLNLDHDVTGFDFDSVHKQARNLWGKALSDITVKGDNEHDLKNFYTAMYHTKVVPNIMSDVNGQFRRHDMTKDTIPAGRKYYSTFSIWDTFRAWNPLITLTDTTLVNDIINSYLKMYDISGELPIWPLSAGETGTMIGYHSVSVIADAYMKGIRGFEVDKAYEAMKISSDNNKKGSDYYIKYGFIPSNIKRESVSCLLEYAYDDWCIAQMAKELGKTEDFEKYSERALSYIHVFDGHSKFFRGKRMDGNWDYPFNPFEPGRAYTEATAWQYRFFVPHDVNGLIQLFGGRNCFVAQLDSLFTTESKVDGHMSDITGLIGQYAHGNEPSHHMAYLYNYVSQPWKTQSMTRRILSEMYQPTPEGISGNEDCGQMSAWYILSSLGIYPVCPGANEFSLTTPLFDEACIKLANGKTLTIRANQPEKNLYIDKITLNNREILSNYITYKDLMEGGDLIFNLSSVPNLNRGVAESAYPYSMTTDKTVSIPFTTKDLDLFVNSIDVDLATTTMDAKVYYTLDGKEPDKSSSVYSAPIKISGSTEIKAKAFKDGYIPSKTFTIEAKKAVFREPVTAQGKERGANFSYYEGYYHSVSQIESSKPIDIGILPEPTINGVKQADHFAFIFSGVIFVAEDGIYEFMTKSDDGSVLYIDNLKIVDNDGSHAAIIATGRIALKKGYHSYKLLYFEDYEGEHLSWGWKKPNTSEFEKIPESNLFTK, from the coding sequence ATGAAAAAACAATTATTCTTTCTATCTATTATCGGATTATTAGCAGCTTGCTCCCCTATCCTTAAAAGTCCGGTCGATTACGTTGACCCTTTTATAGGAACGGGATTTCACGGACATACCTATCCCGGAGCCACCGTACCATATGGAGCGGTACAATTAAGCCCGGATACCCGAACCGGAGACTGGGACGCATGTTCAGGTTATCACTATAGTGATTCCACCATTATCGGGTTTTCACATACACATCTTAGCGGTACAGGTTGTGCCGATCTGGGTGATGTACTTTTTCACCCTACAACCAGAGATATAATACAGGTTCAAAAAGGTTATATTTTCGAACCATTGGCTTTTTCACATACAAACGAAAAAGCATCTCCCGGATATTATTCCGTGGACTTTGACCAAGAAGGCATCAAGGCTGAAATGACAGCTACTACATATACAGGGGTACACCGCTATACATTCGCCGAAGGCAAGAATGAAACCATTATCATAGACATGTCCCACCTGTTAGCAGAAGAAACAATAGACTCTCTCATTATAAAGCAAACTGCAAGTAATGAGATAACAGGAATGCGCCGTACACAAGGATGGGTAACAAATCAGTATGTATTTTTCGTTGCACAGTTTTCCAAAGACTTTCAGTCTGTCGATTTTATCAATGACGGTAAAATTCTGAAATACGGCGATACAGCAAAAAGTAATAATCAACAAGCTGTACTGAAATTCGGAGTATCTACAGGAAAACCTGTTGTTGCAAAAGTTGCCTTTTCAGTTGTAAGCGAAGAGAATGCACGGCTGAATCTGGATCATGATGTAACAGGATTTGATTTCGACTCAGTACACAAACAGGCCCGTAATCTCTGGGGCAAAGCTCTCTCTGATATTACGGTAAAAGGAGATAATGAACACGATCTTAAAAACTTCTATACCGCGATGTACCATACGAAAGTTGTCCCCAACATTATGAGTGATGTAAACGGACAATTTCGCCGGCACGATATGACTAAAGATACAATACCGGCAGGGCGCAAATATTATTCGACGTTCTCCATTTGGGATACATTCCGTGCATGGAATCCTCTCATCACACTTACCGACACAACTCTGGTAAACGATATAATCAATTCATATCTGAAAATGTATGATATATCGGGAGAATTACCCATCTGGCCATTATCGGCAGGGGAAACCGGAACCATGATCGGTTACCATTCAGTGTCTGTGATTGCAGATGCATATATGAAAGGGATAAGAGGCTTCGAGGTAGACAAAGCCTATGAAGCCATGAAAATTTCTTCTGATAATAACAAAAAAGGCTCTGACTATTACATCAAATACGGGTTTATACCCTCTAATATTAAAAGAGAATCAGTATCCTGCTTGCTCGAATATGCCTACGACGACTGGTGTATAGCCCAAATGGCGAAAGAACTCGGTAAAACCGAAGATTTTGAAAAGTACAGCGAACGTGCATTGTCTTATATTCATGTATTTGACGGACATTCAAAATTTTTCCGGGGAAAACGTATGGATGGAAACTGGGACTATCCTTTTAATCCGTTCGAACCCGGAAGGGCATATACAGAAGCCACAGCATGGCAATATCGTTTTTTTGTTCCGCATGATGTAAACGGACTCATTCAATTATTTGGCGGCCGAAACTGTTTTGTAGCACAATTGGATAGTTTATTTACCACCGAATCGAAAGTGGATGGACACATGTCGGATATAACAGGTCTTATCGGACAATATGCCCATGGCAATGAGCCCAGCCATCATATGGCTTATCTATACAATTATGTAAGCCAGCCATGGAAGACACAGTCTATGACCCGTCGTATCCTGTCCGAAATGTATCAGCCAACGCCGGAGGGTATCAGCGGGAACGAAGATTGTGGCCAGATGTCGGCATGGTATATACTGAGTAGCCTTGGCATTTATCCTGTATGTCCGGGAGCAAATGAATTCTCGTTGACAACACCGCTGTTTGATGAAGCCTGTATAAAACTGGCTAATGGAAAAACATTGACAATCAGAGCTAATCAACCGGAAAAAAATCTCTATATAGATAAGATTACTTTAAACAATAGGGAAATACTTTCCAACTATATTACTTATAAGGATTTGATGGAAGGAGGCGATCTGATTTTTAACCTTTCTTCTGTTCCGAATTTGAACAGAGGAGTTGCCGAATCTGCTTATCCATATTCCATGACAACAGATAAAACAGTTTCCATTCCTTTTACAACCAAAGATCTGGACTTATTCGTTAATAGCATTGATGTAGACCTGGCCACTACAACTATGGATGCAAAAGTTTATTATACATTGGATGGAAAAGAACCCGACAAATCATCCTCCGTATATTCCGCACCTATAAAAATATCCGGATCAACAGAGATAAAAGCCAAAGCATTTAAAGACGGCTATATTCCAAGCAAAACATTTACAATTGAGGCCAAAAAGGCTGTCTTCAGAGAGCCGGTTACGGCACAGGGTAAGGAAAGAGGTGCAAATTTCAGTTACTATGAAGGATATTATCACTCGGTAAGTCAGATAGAGAGCTCTAAACCAATTGATATAGGTATTCTTCCCGAACCTACAATTAACGGAGTAAAACAAGCTGATCATTTTGCTTTTATATTTAGTGGTGTTATCTTTGTAGCAGAAGATGGTATATATGAATTTATGACCAAGTCCGATGATGGCAGTGTCTTGTACATCGACAATCTTAAAATCGTCGATAACGACGGATCGCATGCTGCCATAATAGCCACAGGACGGATTGCCCTGAAAAAAGGTTATCATTCATATAAGCTATTATATTTTGAGGACTATGAAGGCGAGCACCTGAGCTGGGGCTGGAAAAAGCCAAACACCTCAGAGTTTGAAAAGATCCCGGAATCGAATCTATTTACAAAATAA
- a CDS encoding endonuclease/exonuclease/phosphatase family protein has translation MKRFFYLFAVVSLLVSCTKSKPIDLNVMSFNIRYDNPGDSLNSWQYRKDIAAQTIKAQNADIVGAQEVLVNQLNDLKTSLPEYNAIGIGRIDGVEKGEYCAILYKKDRFKEIKSGHFWLSETPEVIGSKGWDGACERIATWIVLEEIGSKKQIFFINTHLDHVGKMARQEGVTLLLQRIGELSKGLPVILTGDFNATPDSDVIKHVTDPANPNYLMHTKDIAVVKSGTDWTFHGFGQVPLEKREFIDYIFVKPDTKVLKHTVIQEELDGKFISDHSAVTAQIEIE, from the coding sequence ATGAAAAGATTTTTCTATTTATTTGCTGTAGTATCACTATTAGTATCTTGTACAAAAAGTAAACCAATCGATTTAAATGTAATGAGTTTCAATATTCGTTACGACAATCCGGGCGATAGCCTCAACAGCTGGCAATACAGAAAAGATATTGCAGCACAAACCATCAAAGCTCAAAATGCCGATATCGTTGGTGCACAGGAAGTATTGGTCAATCAATTGAACGACCTGAAAACCTCTCTGCCAGAATACAATGCTATTGGTATTGGCCGCATAGATGGGGTTGAAAAAGGTGAATATTGTGCCATCCTATACAAAAAAGATAGATTTAAAGAAATTAAATCCGGGCATTTCTGGTTAAGTGAAACACCTGAAGTTATCGGTTCTAAAGGCTGGGATGGTGCGTGTGAACGCATTGCCACCTGGATTGTATTGGAAGAAATCGGTAGTAAAAAACAAATATTCTTTATTAATACACATCTTGACCACGTAGGTAAAATGGCACGTCAGGAAGGGGTGACTCTACTTCTACAACGTATAGGAGAGTTAAGCAAAGGCCTGCCTGTAATATTGACCGGAGATTTTAATGCAACACCTGATTCGGATGTTATCAAGCATGTCACAGATCCGGCAAATCCAAACTATCTGATGCATACCAAAGATATAGCTGTTGTAAAAAGTGGAACAGACTGGACATTTCACGGTTTCGGACAAGTACCTCTCGAAAAACGCGAGTTTATAGATTATATTTTCGTAAAACCAGATACCAAAGTATTAAAACACACTGTTATACAGGAAGAATTGGATGGTAAATTCATTTCCGACCATTCTGCAGTGACAGCACAGATAGAAATTGAATAA
- a CDS encoding metallophosphoesterase, with the protein MKKYMFFIIAVLSCFGTLKAIPKKDIQLQFRDNGQFKIAQFTDIHWSNKSPNCIETTDVIKHVLATEKPDLAVLTGDVVTDAPAREGWLAIARIFEDAQIPWAVTLGNHDAETGVSRNEIFDIIENLPYFIGEKGPQITGSGNYALPVNSSKGVRTAALLYCIDTNNKPPAHKYGHYDWIHFDQIEWYRNTSDKFTVRNNNTPLPALAFFHIPILEFNNIVGNENTIGYKEEGIASPEINSGMFCSMIEKKDVMGIFVGHDHDNDYIGIDQGIALAFGRTSGVDAYGKLERGSRIILMYEGKSQFDTWIRTKEGTEFKYYYPSGLSSVDEESMTYLAAKSINVKQQGVSYSYYEGKRFKNTGEIALEKPVRNGILKNISIDPATAKDSMAFVFKTWIKIPEKSVYRFYTYSDDGSKLFIDGQLVVDNDGSHSMRRADGKVALDKGFHELTVLYFEDYMGEMLEVGYSSRNIREDILPDNILFIAE; encoded by the coding sequence ATGAAGAAATATATGTTCTTTATAATAGCTGTTCTATCCTGTTTTGGTACGCTTAAGGCCATTCCCAAAAAAGATATACAGCTACAATTCAGGGATAACGGACAATTTAAAATTGCCCAATTCACAGATATTCACTGGAGTAATAAATCACCTAATTGTATTGAAACCACCGATGTAATCAAACATGTACTAGCTACAGAAAAACCGGATTTAGCCGTACTTACAGGCGATGTTGTTACCGATGCACCGGCCCGCGAAGGATGGCTGGCAATAGCCAGAATATTCGAAGACGCACAGATCCCGTGGGCTGTAACCCTAGGAAATCATGATGCCGAGACAGGTGTCTCCCGCAATGAAATCTTCGATATCATAGAAAATCTACCTTATTTTATAGGTGAAAAAGGACCGCAAATAACAGGTAGTGGAAATTATGCATTACCTGTAAACAGTTCTAAAGGAGTAAGAACGGCAGCTCTGCTATATTGTATCGATACAAATAATAAACCACCGGCACATAAATACGGGCATTATGACTGGATACATTTCGATCAGATAGAATGGTACCGTAACACCAGTGATAAATTTACCGTCCGCAATAATAATACTCCGCTACCTGCATTAGCTTTCTTCCATATTCCAATTCTTGAATTCAACAATATTGTCGGCAATGAAAATACAATCGGATACAAAGAGGAAGGGATAGCATCACCCGAAATCAATTCCGGGATGTTCTGCTCCATGATAGAGAAAAAAGATGTGATGGGAATATTTGTTGGACATGACCACGATAACGATTATATCGGGATTGATCAGGGAATTGCCCTGGCATTCGGCCGGACTTCGGGAGTAGATGCATACGGAAAATTAGAACGGGGCTCACGTATTATCCTCATGTATGAAGGAAAGTCCCAGTTTGATACATGGATAAGAACCAAGGAGGGGACAGAATTTAAATATTATTACCCGTCGGGTTTATCTTCTGTTGATGAAGAATCTATGACTTACCTCGCCGCTAAGAGCATTAACGTAAAACAACAGGGAGTATCGTACTCTTATTATGAAGGAAAACGATTCAAAAATACGGGCGAGATAGCACTGGAAAAGCCTGTCAGGAATGGAATATTGAAAAACATATCTATTGATCCGGCAACAGCAAAGGATTCGATGGCATTTGTTTTCAAAACATGGATCAAAATACCGGAAAAAAGTGTCTACCGCTTCTATACCTATTCCGATGATGGATCAAAGCTGTTTATAGATGGTCAATTAGTCGTTGACAATGACGGCTCTCACAGCATGAGGCGGGCAGATGGGAAAGTCGCTCTTGATAAAGGATTCCATGAACTGACTGTACTTTATTTCGAAGATTATATGGGTGAGATGCTCGAAGTCGGGTATTCGAGCCGCAATATCAGAGAAGACATACTCCCCGATAATATATTATTTATTGCTGAATAA